Proteins from a genomic interval of Rhipicephalus microplus isolate Deutch F79 chromosome 6, USDA_Rmic, whole genome shotgun sequence:
- the LOC119167392 gene encoding protein FAM98A-like: MDDHVLTALEDLRYDGPLVNEELFAKEIEEAKSIKFTGLVAWLSTQIKSLCNMEDHVNAITDLDDWNTFLLELSGFLKEMQCPLTVLTEGPVSQRLVSKENRLLLLGFLCDELEAARMIKVLRPDSGALQVQMDESPVAKAMKGMLITLGFGKPPPNITPAQLFSKAESKVRELVPKAGPAVMSKPLFAGGLTEKQWFALAKLQEQMQGEYRVRRETLIKRLDVTIQSFLWAERLKGMEDKIMTAYQPRRKLMETEPNVSVGHVLAAREDLTMLEKTSGTGVRKNTKSAVNRVLIGMVPDRGGRPEEQQPPPPEMPSWQKRSDGPQGGRGGGTSYSTGRVQNAGWDDQRRGGDGRGDGGYGGGGYGGGGGYGQRDQRESRGGHGRDGGYQGGGGGYRQQDSYGGGHGGYGGGGGYKQDGYNQREGRGGGGRGGYRGGRGGGRGGGRQYDR, translated from the exons GTATGATGGCCCCTTGGTTAACGAAGAGCTGTTTGCAAAGGAGATTGAAGAAGCCAAGTCAATCAAGTTCACAGGCCTCGTGGCATGGCTGTCAACCCAGATCAAGTCCCTCTGCAACATGGAGGATCACGTGAATGCCATCACAG ACCTCGATGACTGGAACACGTTCTTGCTCGAGCTGAGTGGTTTCCTAAAGGAGATGC aatGTCCATTAACTGTATTGACAGAAGGGCCTGTGAGCCAGCGGCTTGTCTCAAAGGAGAATAGACTGCTTCTTCTAG GCTTTCTGTGCGACGAGCTAGAGGCAGCTCGCATGATCAAAGTGTTGCGTCCCGACAGTGGTGCCCTTCAGGTTCAGATG GACGAGTCGCCCGTGGCCAAGGCTATGAAGGGCATGCTGATTACTCTAGGCTTTGGCAAGCCACCGCCAAACATCACACCCGCACAGCTCTTCTCAAAGGCGGAATCTAAG GTGCGCGAGCTGGTCCCGAAGGCAGGCCCCGCGGTCATGAGCAAGCCGCTGTTTGCGGGCGGCCTCACGGAGAAGCAGTGGTTCGCGCTGGCCAAGCTGCAGGAGCAGATGCAGGGCGAGTACCGCGTGCGACGGGAGACGCTCATCAAGCGTCTCGACGTCACCATCCAGTCCTTCCTCTGGGCCGAGCGCCTCAAG GGCATGGAGGACAAAATCATGACGGCATACCAGCCGAGGCGAAAACTCATGGAGACCGAGCCCAATGTCAGCGTGGGTCACGTGCTTGCTGCTCGGGAAG ACCTGACGATGCTGGAGAAAACGAGCGGCACGGGCGTGCGCAAAAACACCAAGAGCGCCGTGAACCGGGTGCTGATTGGGATGGTGCCCGATCGGGGCGGACGTCCCGAGGAGCAGCAGCCGCCTCCTCCCGAGATGCCCAGCTGGCAGAAGCGCTCCGACGGACCGCAGGGCG GTCGCGGAGGAGGAACGAGCTACTCGACCGGCCGTGTTCAAAATGCCGGCTGGGATGACCAAAGGAGAGGCGGGGACGGACGGGGTGACGGAGGCTATGGAGGTGGTGGCTACGGTGGTGGTGGAGGCTATGGCCAAAGGGACCAGCGAGAATCCAGGGGAGGACATGGTCGGGATGGAGGCTACCAAGGCGGTGGGGGTGGCTACAGGCAGCAAGACAGCTACGGAGGTGGCCATGGTGGCTACGGAGGTGGTGGCGGCTACAAGCAAGATGGCTACAACCAGAGAGAAGGGCGCGGGGGTGGAGGTAGAGGGGGCTACCGAGGAGGAAGGGGCGGAGGCCGGGGAGGAGGCAGGCAGTACGATAGATGA